One part of the [Pantoea] beijingensis genome encodes these proteins:
- the thyA gene encoding thymidylate synthase, producing the protein MKQYLELMQKVLDEGTPKNDRTGTGTLSIFGHQMRFNLQDGFPLVTTKRCHLRSIIHELLWFLKGDTNIAYLKENNVSIWDEWADEKGDLGPVYGKQWRTWGAADGRQIDQIANVLKQLKQDPDSRRIIVSSWNVGELDQMALAPCHAFFQFYVADGKLSCQLYQRSCDIFLGLPFNIASYALLVHMMAQQCDLEVGDFVWTGGDTHLYSNHMDQTHLQLSREPRALPKLVIKRKADSLFDYRFDDFEIEGYDPHPAIKAPVAI; encoded by the coding sequence ATGAAACAGTATCTGGAATTAATGCAGAAAGTGCTTGATGAGGGCACGCCGAAAAACGATCGTACCGGAACCGGCACGCTGTCGATTTTTGGTCATCAGATGCGTTTCAATCTGCAGGACGGTTTTCCGTTGGTTACCACTAAGCGTTGCCACCTCCGCTCTATTATTCATGAACTGCTATGGTTCCTGAAAGGTGATACTAACATTGCCTATCTGAAAGAGAATAATGTCTCTATCTGGGATGAGTGGGCCGATGAAAAGGGTGATCTCGGGCCGGTGTATGGTAAACAGTGGCGTACCTGGGGAGCGGCGGATGGCCGTCAAATCGATCAGATCGCGAATGTGCTCAAGCAACTGAAGCAGGACCCCGATTCGCGTCGTATTATTGTCTCTTCCTGGAACGTTGGTGAGCTGGACCAAATGGCGCTGGCGCCGTGCCACGCATTTTTTCAGTTCTACGTTGCTGACGGAAAGCTGTCCTGCCAGCTCTATCAGCGCTCCTGCGATATTTTTCTCGGGCTGCCGTTTAACATCGCGAGTTATGCGCTATTGGTTCATATGATGGCGCAGCAGTGCGATCTTGAGGTGGGCGATTTTGTCTGGACCGGCGGCGATACGCATTTGTATAGCAATCATATGGACCAGACCCATTTACAGCTCTCTCGCGAACCACGTGCGTTACCAAAACTGGTGATCAAACGTAAGGCAGACTCCCTTTTTGATTATCGCTTCGATGATTTTGAAATCGAGGGCTACGATCCTCATCCTGCAATTAAAGCACCGGTAGCGATATAA
- the ddpX gene encoding D-alanyl-D-alanine dipeptidase, protein MNDDVELIDIARLIPEVVIDLKYATTDNLTGKVIYRENRCLLHPDAAKALSRSVEVAALAGFTLLIYDAWRPQKAQDYLWLACPDPQYVVEASLGSNHSRGTAVDVTLIDENGDVLDMGAAFDEMHERSHPFHPTVPLFAQRNRLLLNGIMFAGGFTGIKTEWWHFELPNSADYPLLSDRFGCVEPAESPSD, encoded by the coding sequence GTGAATGATGATGTCGAACTGATTGATATTGCCAGACTAATACCAGAAGTGGTGATTGACCTGAAATATGCCACTACCGACAACCTGACAGGAAAGGTTATTTATCGCGAGAACCGCTGTTTACTGCATCCTGATGCCGCAAAAGCGTTGTCCCGTAGCGTTGAGGTTGCGGCTCTGGCAGGATTTACCCTGCTAATTTACGATGCATGGCGGCCTCAAAAAGCGCAGGACTATCTTTGGTTAGCCTGCCCCGATCCACAATATGTCGTTGAAGCTTCACTCGGTTCGAACCACAGCCGCGGCACTGCGGTGGATGTGACATTAATCGATGAAAACGGTGACGTCCTGGATATGGGCGCAGCTTTTGATGAAATGCACGAACGCTCCCACCCTTTCCACCCCACCGTGCCCTTGTTCGCACAACGCAACCGGCTGTTGCTGAACGGTATTATGTTTGCGGGTGGATTTACTGGTATTAAAACTGAATGGTGGCACTTCGAGCTTCCCAACTCGGCGGATTATCCGCTGCTTAGCGATCGTTTCGGTTGCGTTGAACCTGCGGAGTCTCCGAGCGACTAA
- a CDS encoding prepilin peptidase-dependent protein, producing MKCKASQGFTLPEILITLAIVGILSQSAFYSWHQWQQQRRLAETSLHIQRFLYRLRAWANWHNNEQVLWHQPGEYWCLGSGDKPATGCEAGRRRQLIALYPDVKITHVTRDMGFYGKRNVAKPGSIEFANAAGRWRIIVSARGRIRLCKPEREPCFERTGI from the coding sequence ATGAAATGTAAAGCATCGCAAGGGTTTACTCTGCCAGAGATCCTGATAACGCTGGCGATCGTTGGGATCTTGAGTCAAAGCGCTTTTTACAGCTGGCATCAATGGCAACAACAGCGGCGGTTGGCAGAAACATCGCTGCACATCCAACGTTTCCTTTACCGATTACGTGCCTGGGCCAACTGGCATAATAACGAACAGGTTTTGTGGCATCAGCCGGGTGAGTATTGGTGCCTGGGAAGTGGTGATAAACCTGCAACGGGTTGTGAAGCGGGCAGGCGCAGACAGCTGATAGCGTTGTACCCCGACGTGAAGATAACCCATGTCACACGTGATATGGGTTTTTATGGAAAGCGAAACGTAGCTAAGCCGGGGAGCATTGAGTTTGCTAACGCAGCAGGGCGCTGGCGCATTATTGTTTCAGCGCGCGGACGTATCCGGCTCTGTAAGCCTGAACGGGAGCCATGTTTTGAAAGAACAGGGATTTAG
- a CDS encoding prepilin peptidase-dependent protein: protein MKEQGFSLVELLVAMAISGTLMLGAAKLLPLLQIQNLQILAGFQLREELQQIMLTLEKAVRRAGYCNGQCGGEGLYIDAATGSCMLIKWDENSNGKWEGIDHYESEFYGYRIRNASMEMQRGVSRCEGAGWERISDPGFVVITQFTVRREKRLIKLRLAGYAVAFPSQRITIEHWVSGINLR, encoded by the coding sequence TTGAAAGAACAGGGATTTAGTTTGGTGGAGCTGCTGGTTGCGATGGCAATTAGCGGTACGCTGATGCTGGGGGCGGCAAAACTGCTGCCACTGCTTCAGATACAGAACCTGCAGATATTGGCAGGATTTCAGCTACGGGAAGAGCTGCAACAAATCATGTTAACGCTGGAAAAGGCAGTCCGGCGTGCAGGTTACTGTAACGGACAATGTGGAGGAGAAGGGCTATATATTGATGCTGCCACCGGCAGCTGCATGTTGATCAAATGGGATGAAAACAGTAATGGAAAGTGGGAGGGGATCGACCACTATGAAAGTGAATTTTATGGTTATCGGATACGTAATGCCAGCATGGAGATGCAGCGCGGTGTATCGCGCTGTGAGGGCGCGGGATGGGAGCGAATTTCCGATCCCGGTTTTGTCGTTATCACTCAGTTTACCGTTCGGCGTGAGAAACGTCTTATTAAGCTACGCCTGGCCGGTTATGCAGTGGCTTTTCCCTCACAACGCATTACGATTGAGCACTGGGTTAGCGGGATAAATTTACGATGA
- a CDS encoding DUF2509 family protein gives MKQQQGSSALVMVAVILLLGSALLHSTRQQLAASFSLVADEREYITRFYLAQAALAWGMQQHWQKNSQGWQCKSDERYKWRACLQGSDKNRWLLRGDSFSASDRSLALWQWVMPGTTNTLQPLAHGWIDFCPLTEEAKCVPEMG, from the coding sequence ATGAAACAACAGCAGGGAAGCAGTGCTCTGGTCATGGTTGCGGTGATATTACTGTTGGGAAGTGCTTTGTTGCACAGTACGCGTCAGCAACTTGCCGCTTCTTTTTCATTAGTTGCCGATGAACGCGAGTATATCACCCGTTTTTATCTGGCCCAGGCCGCGTTAGCATGGGGAATGCAGCAACACTGGCAAAAAAATAGTCAGGGCTGGCAATGTAAAAGCGACGAGCGCTACAAGTGGCGCGCCTGTCTGCAAGGGAGCGACAAGAACCGCTGGTTATTACGTGGCGATAGCTTCTCTGCCTCAGATCGGTCACTCGCTCTTTGGCAGTGGGTAATGCCGGGTACAACGAACACTCTGCAACCTTTAGCGCACGGTTGGATCGATTTCTGCCCTCTAACCGAGGAGGCTAAATGTGTGCCCGAAATGGGATAA
- a CDS encoding prepilin-type N-terminal cleavage/methylation domain-containing protein, translated as MCPKWDKQQGFSLPETLFALLLFALSLTALLQYQRVLAHGFVMQWQQREAWRNVAQLFEGREITGWRTQLTRQLQLDECQLLTADVSSPLGLKAHLVTLQCGK; from the coding sequence GTGTGCCCGAAATGGGATAAACAGCAGGGCTTTAGTCTGCCGGAAACGTTGTTTGCGTTGTTACTGTTTGCTCTGAGTTTAACGGCTTTGTTGCAGTACCAGCGCGTACTGGCACATGGGTTTGTTATGCAGTGGCAGCAGCGTGAAGCCTGGCGTAACGTTGCACAATTGTTTGAAGGTCGTGAGATCACAGGATGGCGGACACAGTTAACACGACAACTTCAACTGGATGAATGCCAGCTTTTAACTGCCGATGTTAGCAGCCCGCTTGGCCTTAAGGCCCATTTAGTGACTCTTCAATGTGGAAAGTGA
- the recC gene encoding exodeoxyribonuclease V subunit gamma yields the protein MFTVYHSNQLDLLKSLAAYQIENQPLRDPFQPEVVLVQSPGMAQWLQMSLAGQFGIAANITFPLPASFIWDMFVSVLPGIPKESAFNKASMSWKLMTLLPQMLDRPEFMTLNHYLIDDDDRRKLFQLASRVADLFDQYLVYRSDWLNRWEKGELIEGIGDAQCWQAPLWAALVEFTHQIGQPEWHRANLYSRFISTLERAKTRPPGLPDRVFICGISALPPVYLQALQALGKHIDIHLLFTNPCRDYWGDIQDYAFLAKLQSRRRRHFQQQHENALFRDPENASSLFDGEGIQQLSNPLLASWGKLGRDNLFLLAQMEPREIDAFVDIEPDNLLHAMQHDLLVLEDHAVVGLTAETIQDSMTKRRLEPDDRSITLHVCHSPQREVEVLQDRLLAMMANDPELTARDIIVMVADIDAYTPFIQAVFGNAPSDRYLPFAISDRRASHAHPALQAFIALLGLPDSRFASEEVLALLEVPALASRFDIDEGGLRRLRQWVEESGIRWGLDDESVRELGLPATGQHTWRFGITRMLLGYAMESRMGDWQGILPYDGSSGLIAELAGNLAELLMRMNHWRRILSQSQPLSEWLPLCRELLNDFFIVDAETEPALALIEEQWQQTIDYGIQAQYQQHVPITLLRDELTSRLDQQRISQRFLAGPVNFCTLMPMRSIPFKVVCLLGMNDGVYPRTLPPLGFDLMSQNPQKGDRSRRDDDRYLFLEALLSAQKQLYVSYIGRSIQDNTERYPSVLVSELVDYIAQSFCLPGDEHLDVDGSAQKVVAHLHHLHSRMPFAPENFSEQAEFRSFAREWLPAANAAGEAHPPFVQPLPPVEPDILSVEQLQRFWRHPVRAFFNMRLGVNFSLEESELPDSEPFTVDNLDRYHINAQLLNALIEGEDPDRLYDRHRAAGNLPYGAFGELFWQQQREEMDALAAQIRDRRNPSESWEIDLQIGSVRLVGWLSQVQQDGLLRWRPGKLNFTDGLLLWLEHVIYCAMGGTGSSSMFGRKESQWRFDAITSDEARTWLHRFIDGYQQGLSVPLLLLAKTGGAWVETSYDEKREELLLDEVTQAKARTKLLQAWLGDYQSEGEGNDPYLARLFRTLDETHIQDICTVARHWLLPLMHFNNASVGNKTET from the coding sequence ATGTTTACGGTTTATCACTCAAACCAGTTGGACTTATTAAAATCACTGGCAGCTTATCAAATTGAAAACCAACCGTTACGCGATCCTTTTCAGCCTGAGGTCGTCCTGGTGCAAAGCCCAGGTATGGCGCAGTGGCTACAGATGTCACTTGCCGGGCAGTTTGGCATTGCTGCAAATATCACCTTTCCACTACCTGCCAGCTTTATCTGGGATATGTTTGTCAGCGTGTTGCCGGGTATTCCCAAAGAGAGTGCTTTTAATAAAGCCAGCATGAGCTGGAAGCTGATGACACTGCTGCCGCAGATGTTAGATCGGCCTGAATTCATGACATTGAACCACTATCTTATTGACGACGATGACAGGCGCAAATTATTCCAGCTCGCTTCGCGTGTTGCTGACCTGTTTGACCAGTATCTTGTTTACCGTTCTGACTGGCTCAACCGTTGGGAAAAGGGAGAACTGATTGAGGGGATCGGTGACGCGCAGTGTTGGCAGGCGCCGCTTTGGGCCGCCCTGGTGGAGTTTACCCACCAAATTGGGCAGCCGGAATGGCACCGTGCAAATCTGTATTCACGCTTTATCTCCACGCTGGAGAGGGCAAAAACTCGGCCCCCAGGGCTGCCCGATCGCGTATTTATTTGCGGTATATCGGCTTTGCCGCCGGTTTATCTGCAGGCGTTACAGGCGTTGGGCAAACATATCGATATCCATCTTTTATTCACCAATCCCTGCCGCGATTATTGGGGAGATATTCAGGATTACGCTTTCCTGGCCAAACTGCAAAGTCGGCGTCGACGCCATTTTCAGCAGCAGCATGAAAACGCACTCTTTCGCGATCCTGAGAATGCCTCTTCGTTATTTGATGGAGAAGGAATACAGCAGCTGAGTAATCCGTTGCTGGCCTCATGGGGTAAGTTAGGACGCGATAACCTGTTTTTGTTGGCGCAGATGGAGCCGCGTGAAATTGACGCTTTTGTCGATATTGAGCCGGATAACCTGCTGCATGCTATGCAACATGATTTGCTGGTGCTGGAAGATCATGCCGTTGTTGGCCTTACTGCCGAAACAATACAGGACAGTATGACCAAGCGCCGATTAGAACCTGACGATCGCTCCATTACTCTGCATGTTTGTCACAGTCCCCAACGTGAGGTGGAAGTATTACAGGATCGGTTGTTAGCGATGATGGCGAACGATCCCGAGTTAACGGCGAGAGATATTATCGTGATGGTGGCGGATATTGATGCCTATACACCATTCATTCAGGCAGTATTCGGAAATGCGCCCTCTGATCGTTATCTGCCTTTCGCTATTTCCGATCGTCGTGCCAGCCATGCACATCCCGCATTACAGGCATTTATCGCATTGCTTGGCTTACCCGATAGCCGCTTTGCCTCCGAAGAAGTATTGGCGCTGTTGGAGGTTCCGGCATTGGCATCTCGCTTTGATATCGATGAAGGAGGATTGCGCCGTCTGCGACAATGGGTTGAAGAATCAGGCATTCGCTGGGGATTGGATGATGAGAGTGTGCGGGAACTTGGGCTGCCGGCCACAGGACAGCATACCTGGCGTTTTGGTATTACGCGCATGTTATTGGGCTACGCAATGGAAAGCCGGATGGGCGACTGGCAAGGTATCCTTCCATACGATGGGTCGAGCGGGCTTATTGCTGAACTAGCCGGTAACCTGGCCGAGCTGTTGATGCGGATGAATCACTGGCGTCGAATATTGTCACAGTCTCAGCCGTTGAGCGAGTGGTTGCCGCTTTGTCGCGAGTTACTTAATGATTTCTTCATCGTGGATGCGGAAACTGAACCGGCACTGGCGTTAATTGAGGAACAATGGCAACAAACCATCGACTATGGGATTCAGGCACAATATCAGCAGCACGTACCCATTACTTTACTACGTGATGAACTCACTTCGCGACTTGATCAGCAGCGTATTAGCCAGCGTTTTCTTGCCGGGCCGGTAAATTTTTGTACGCTAATGCCGATGCGTTCGATCCCGTTCAAAGTCGTGTGCCTGCTGGGTATGAATGACGGAGTGTATCCGAGAACGTTACCGCCTCTGGGTTTTGATTTAATGAGTCAGAATCCGCAAAAAGGCGATCGCAGTCGCCGTGACGATGACCGCTATCTGTTTCTTGAAGCGTTACTCTCTGCACAAAAACAGCTTTATGTTAGCTATATCGGACGTTCTATTCAGGATAATACGGAACGTTATCCCTCTGTGCTGGTCAGTGAATTAGTTGATTATATTGCGCAGAGCTTTTGTCTTCCGGGGGATGAGCATCTGGACGTTGATGGTAGTGCCCAAAAGGTCGTGGCACATTTGCACCATCTACACAGTCGTATGCCTTTTGCACCGGAAAATTTTTCGGAACAGGCGGAGTTTCGTAGCTTTGCTCGTGAATGGCTGCCTGCGGCTAACGCAGCAGGTGAAGCGCATCCTCCTTTTGTACAACCACTGCCACCTGTTGAACCAGATATCCTGAGCGTTGAGCAGTTACAACGTTTTTGGCGCCATCCGGTGCGGGCGTTTTTTAACATGAGACTTGGCGTAAATTTCAGTCTGGAAGAGAGTGAACTCCCGGACAGCGAGCCTTTTACGGTGGACAATCTTGATCGTTACCACATAAATGCACAGCTCCTGAATGCATTAATTGAAGGTGAGGACCCCGATCGGCTGTACGATCGGCATCGTGCAGCCGGTAATTTGCCTTATGGTGCTTTTGGCGAACTATTCTGGCAGCAGCAACGAGAAGAGATGGATGCTCTGGCCGCACAAATCCGCGATCGACGTAATCCGAGCGAAAGTTGGGAAATTGATCTGCAGATAGGTTCGGTGCGTCTGGTTGGTTGGCTATCACAGGTGCAACAGGATGGTCTGTTACGCTGGCGGCCAGGCAAGCTGAATTTTACAGATGGCTTACTACTCTGGCTGGAGCATGTGATTTATTGCGCCATGGGCGGAACCGGCAGCAGCAGTATGTTTGGCCGTAAAGAAAGTCAGTGGCGGTTTGATGCCATCACGTCTGATGAAGCCCGAACGTGGCTTCATCGTTTTATTGATGGCTATCAGCAGGGATTGAGTGTGCCATTGCTGCTTTTAGCGAAAACCGGCGGGGCTTGGGTTGAGACCAGTTATGATGAAAAACGCGAAGAGTTGTTGTTGGATGAGGTTACCCAAGCAAAAGCGCGAACCAAATTATTACAGGCTTGGCTTGGCGATTATCAGTCTGAAGGAGAGGGGAACGATCCCTATCTGGCAAGGCTATTTCGTACGCTGGATGAAACCCACATACAGGACATTTGTACGGTGGCGCGCCATTGGTTACTGCCACTGATGCATTTTAATAACGCCAGCGTAGGCAACAAAACTGAAACCTGA
- the ptrA gene encoding pitrilysin gives MGKYAVWIMSLFFCFIFWSTPSQAGTGWQPIVDTVRKSEKDPRQYQAITLDNGMTVLLVSDPQAPKSLAALALPVGSLEDPGKQLGLAHYLEHMLLMGSKRYPQPDNLAEFLKKHGGSHNASTASYRTAFYLEVENDALEPAVDRLADAIAEPLLDPVNADRERHAVNAELTMARSRDGLRMAQVGAETLNPQHPGARFSGGNLETLRDKPDSKLHDALTDFYQRYYSANLMKAVVYSNKSLPEMANIAAKTFGRVSNRHASVPRITVPVVTEKQKGIAIHYVPAQPRKQLKIEFRIDNNSDKFRSKTDTLIAYLIGNRSKNTLSDWLQNHGLADSINAGADSVVDRNGGVFSISISLTDKGLAKRDDVVASVFSYLNMLRAGGIDRAYFDEVAHVLDLDFRYPSITRDMDYIEWLVDTMLRVPITHTLDAPYIADQYDPAAIKARLDSMTPENARIWYISPKEPHNKTAYFVNAPYQVEKISEERFAEWRKAAAAINLSLPVLNPYIPDDFSLIPATDKPFAHPQALINEPGLRVFYMPSQYYADEPKANITLALRNKASMSTARHQVLFALNDYLAGVALDELSSQASVGGISFSSSEDDGVMISATGFTQRLPKLLKKLLEGYAGFSPTEEQLAQAKSWYEERLDSADKGKAFEQAIQPVQMVSQLPYTERSERRALLKSITVNELNAYRKNLLQNATPEMLVVGNMTAESVTSLAHEVKEQLNCSGQGWWHNSYVVIDKKTLANIEKTGSSTDSALAVIYIPDGYAEYEGIASSAMLSQIVQPWFYNQLRTKEQLGYAVFAFQMPIGRQWGIGFLLQSNDKQPAWLLQRYQAFYPEAEKRLRAMSKEDFAQYQMAMINELMQRPQTLDEEAGRFNKDFDRENYQFDTRAKVIEEVKRLSPEKLATFFHKAVLKQQGMVMMSQISGSHHGKADYAKSEGFRTWRNVSSLQQSLSVKGVEK, from the coding sequence ATGGGTAAGTATGCTGTCTGGATTATGAGTTTATTTTTTTGCTTCATCTTTTGGAGCACGCCTTCTCAAGCAGGAACCGGTTGGCAACCCATTGTGGATACGGTGCGCAAAAGTGAGAAAGATCCACGTCAGTATCAGGCTATTACGCTGGATAATGGGATGACGGTACTATTGGTTTCAGATCCTCAGGCACCTAAATCGTTGGCGGCGCTTGCTTTGCCAGTGGGGTCGTTAGAGGATCCTGGCAAGCAATTGGGTCTGGCGCACTACCTTGAGCACATGTTGTTGATGGGATCAAAACGCTATCCTCAGCCTGACAATCTTGCTGAGTTTCTCAAGAAACATGGCGGTAGCCACAACGCCAGCACCGCCTCTTATCGTACCGCTTTCTATCTTGAAGTAGAAAATGATGCGCTTGAGCCTGCGGTCGACCGTTTAGCCGATGCCATCGCTGAGCCGCTGCTCGATCCGGTTAATGCCGATCGGGAACGTCATGCCGTGAATGCTGAACTGACCATGGCACGCTCGCGTGATGGGTTACGTATGGCTCAGGTAGGTGCAGAAACTCTGAATCCTCAGCATCCAGGTGCGCGTTTTTCCGGGGGAAATCTTGAGACATTACGCGATAAACCAGACAGCAAATTGCATGATGCCCTAACCGATTTCTACCAGCGCTATTATTCTGCGAACCTGATGAAAGCGGTGGTATATAGCAATAAGTCGTTGCCTGAGATGGCAAATATTGCGGCTAAAACCTTTGGTCGGGTGAGCAATCGTCATGCATCAGTGCCCCGTATCACTGTGCCTGTTGTGACGGAAAAGCAGAAAGGCATCGCCATTCACTACGTACCGGCACAACCTCGTAAACAGTTAAAAATCGAATTCCGGATTGATAATAATAGCGACAAATTCCGCAGTAAAACCGATACGCTGATTGCCTATCTCATTGGAAATCGTAGCAAGAATACGCTTTCCGACTGGTTACAAAATCATGGTCTGGCTGATTCGATTAACGCTGGTGCAGATTCCGTTGTCGACCGTAATGGCGGGGTATTTTCGATCTCGATATCACTCACAGACAAAGGTTTAGCGAAACGCGATGACGTAGTGGCTTCAGTATTCAGTTATCTGAATATGTTGCGCGCCGGCGGGATCGATCGCGCCTATTTTGATGAAGTTGCTCACGTATTAGATCTGGATTTTCGCTACCCCTCCATTACTCGCGATATGGATTACATAGAATGGTTGGTCGATACCATGCTGCGGGTGCCGATTACGCATACGCTGGATGCGCCTTACATTGCCGATCAATATGATCCTGCGGCAATAAAAGCACGACTTGATAGCATGACGCCGGAAAATGCGCGAATTTGGTATATCAGCCCTAAAGAACCCCACAATAAAACGGCATATTTTGTTAATGCGCCTTATCAGGTCGAAAAAATCAGCGAGGAGCGTTTTGCTGAATGGCGGAAAGCTGCCGCGGCGATCAATCTATCGCTGCCGGTGCTCAATCCCTATATTCCTGATGATTTCAGCCTCATACCTGCAACGGATAAGCCTTTTGCGCATCCACAGGCACTGATAAATGAGCCAGGGTTACGCGTGTTTTACATGCCCAGTCAGTATTATGCTGATGAACCCAAAGCAAATATTACGTTGGCGCTGCGTAATAAAGCGTCCATGAGTACGGCACGGCATCAGGTGCTATTTGCATTAAATGATTATCTGGCGGGTGTTGCACTTGATGAACTGAGTTCACAGGCATCGGTTGGTGGGATTAGTTTTTCAAGCTCCGAAGATGACGGTGTCATGATTAGTGCCACAGGCTTCACGCAGCGTCTTCCTAAGTTATTGAAAAAATTACTTGAAGGTTACGCTGGTTTTAGCCCGACTGAAGAACAACTGGCACAAGCGAAATCCTGGTATGAAGAGCGATTGGATTCGGCAGATAAAGGCAAAGCGTTTGAACAGGCGATCCAACCGGTGCAGATGGTTTCACAACTGCCTTATACCGAACGTAGTGAGCGCCGTGCTTTACTGAAATCGATCACCGTGAATGAACTGAACGCCTACCGTAAAAATCTGCTTCAGAACGCGACGCCTGAAATGTTGGTGGTCGGTAATATGACGGCAGAAAGCGTTACTTCGCTGGCGCATGAGGTAAAAGAGCAACTGAACTGTAGCGGACAAGGCTGGTGGCATAATAGCTACGTTGTGATTGATAAGAAGACGTTAGCTAATATTGAAAAAACAGGAAGCAGTACTGATTCTGCACTGGCAGTTATCTATATTCCTGATGGTTATGCCGAATATGAAGGTATTGCCAGCAGCGCTATGCTGAGTCAGATTGTCCAGCCCTGGTTTTATAACCAATTGCGCACTAAAGAGCAGCTTGGCTATGCGGTTTTTGCATTTCAGATGCCGATAGGCCGGCAGTGGGGGATTGGTTTCCTGCTGCAAAGTAATGATAAACAACCAGCCTGGTTATTGCAGCGCTATCAGGCATTTTATCCTGAAGCGGAAAAACGCCTGAGAGCCATGAGCAAAGAGGATTTTGCCCAGTATCAAATGGCAATGATTAACGAGTTGATGCAACGCCCACAAACGCTGGATGAAGAAGCTGGCCGCTTTAATAAAGATTTTGACCGTGAGAATTATCAATTTGATACGCGTGCCAAAGTGATTGAGGAAGTGAAACGGCTCTCCCCGGAAAAACTGGCCACGTTCTTCCATAAAGCCGTGCTGAAACAGCAAGGGATGGTAATGATGTCGCAGATATCCGGTAGCCATCATGGTAAAGCTGATTACGCGAAATCAGAAGGGTTCAGAACCTGGCGTAACGTTTCAAGTTTGCAGCAATCTTTATCGGTAAAGGGTGTTGAAAAATGA